Proteins encoded in a region of the Triticum dicoccoides isolate Atlit2015 ecotype Zavitan chromosome 3A, WEW_v2.0, whole genome shotgun sequence genome:
- the LOC119267573 gene encoding inactive TPR repeat-containing thioredoxin TTL3-like, which yields MASRPPAPMPDTLSDAFAAAVLLSSNDKPDTLPPGRLSPVSPLPHSSSKHHHHHHTPSSSSGSSGSVSRAPAFASRRSHSGEIPLPSDGPPRGARPGHRRTGSGPLIFTSGSTSSSATSPLTNALPAGNICPTGRLAKPLPSFSAASTPPPPAPPRAIRHDVLGSGTGNYGHGSIMRSRSGGVAPEEDANVRRAMSSADPEELKRAGNEQYKKGYFEEALRLYDRALALCPDNAACRGNRAAALTGLRRFGDAIKECEEAVRIDPLYGRAHQRLASLHIRLGHLEDAQRHLSLATPQPDLLELHKLQTVEKHLGRCLDSRKVGDWKNVLRECDAAIAAGADSSALLFAARAEALLRLNQLDEADMAISSASKLDYSSSCISDTKFCGFFANAYLYYAHAQVDIALGRFDHAVSSADKARIIDPRNVEVITMHTNVKAVARARSLGNELFKSGKLSEACIAYGEGLKHHPVNPVLHCNRAACRFKLGQWEKSIEDCNEALMIQPNYTKALLRRAASYVKMERWAESLKDYEVLRRELPGDTEVAEAYFHAQVALKSSQGEEVSNLKFGGEVEAVTGMEQFQMATSLPGVSVVHFMTHSNQQCCKISPFVNALCTKYPSVNFLKVDVNESPAVARAENVRTVPTFKIYKNAIRVKEMICPSQQLLEYSVRHYGT from the exons ATGGCCAGCCGCCCGCCGGCGCCAATGCCGGACACGCTCTCCGACGCCTTCGCCGCCGCCGTGCTCCTCTCCTCCAACGACAAGCCCGACACGCTCCCGCCGGGCCGCCTCTCGCCCGTCTCCCCGCTCCCTCACTCCTCCtccaagcaccaccaccaccaccacaccccgagctcctcctcgggctcCTCCGGCTCCGTCTCCCGGGCGCCCGCCTTCGCCTCGCGCCGGAGCCACTCCGGGGAGATCCCGCTCCCCTCCGACGGGCCCCCGCGGGGCGCGCGCCCGGGCCACCGCCGCACCGGCTCCGGCCCCCTCATCTTCACCTccggctccacctccagctccgccACCTCGCCGCTCACCAACGCGCTCCCCGCGGGGAACATCTGCCCCACCGGCCGCCTCGCCAAGCCGCTGCCTTCCTTCTCCGCGGCCTCCACCCCGCCGCCCCCGGCCCCTCCCCGCGCCATCCGCCACGACGTGCTCGGCTCCGGCACCGGCAACTACGGCCACGGGAGCATCATGCGCTCGCGCAGCGGCGGCGTCGCCCCCGAGGAGGACGCCAACGTCAGGCGGGCCATGTCCAGCGCCGACCCGGAGGAGCTCAAGAGGGCCGGGAACGAGCAGTACAAGAAGGGCTACTTCGAGGAGGCGCTCAGGCTCTACGACCGCGCGCTCGCCCTCTGCCCGGACAATGCTGCATGCCGGGGCAACCGGGCCGCCGCGCTCACGGGGCTCCGCCGCTTCGGCGACGCCATCAAGGAGTGCGAGGAGGCCGTGCGGATCGATCCGTTGTACGGACGCGCGCACCAACGGCTCGCCTCGCTCCACATAAG GTTGGGACACCTTGAGGATGCCCAGAGGCACCTTTCCCTGGCAACCCCACAGCCTGACCTCCTAGAGCTGCACAAATTACAAACAGTGGAAAAGCACCTGGGCAGATGCCTCGATTCGCGGAAGGTCGGGGACTGGAAGAATGTGCTTAGGGAATGTGATGCCGCCATTGCGGCTGGAGCTGACTCATCTGCTCTG CTCTTTGCCGCACGAGCAGAGGCTCTTCTCCGGCTCAATCAGCTCGATGAGGCTGATATGGCCATCTCCAGTGCTTCCAAATTGGATTATTCATCTTCCTGCATCTCAGACACTAAATTCTGTGGCTTCTTTGCCAATGCATATCTCTATTACGCACATGCCCAAGTTGACATCGCATTGGGAAG GTTCGATCATGCTGTCTCTTCAGCTGACAAGGCCCGAATAATAGACCCAAGAAATGTGGAAGTGATAACAATGCATACCAATGTGAAAGCTGTAGCAAGAGCACGATCTCTAGGGAACGAGCTATTTAAATCTGGAAAACTTTCAGAAGCTTGCATAGCTTATGGCGAAGGGCTCAAACATCACCCTGTAAATCCAGTCCTTCACTGCAACAGGGCAGCTTGCAGGTTCAAGCTAGGGCAGTGGGAGAAGTCTATTGAGGATTGTAATGAAGCCCTCATGATTCAACCCAACTATACCAAGGCTCTGCTGAGGCGTGCAGCTTCCTATGTCAAG ATGGAGCGATGGGCTGAATCATTGAAGGATTATGAGGTTCTCAGAAGGGAACTCCCAGGTGACACTGAGGTTGCTGAGGCCTATTTCCATGCTCAGGTTGCCCTCAAGTCGTCTCAGGGTGAGGAGGTATCTAACTTGAAGTTTGGAGGAGAGGTTGAAGCAGTTACAGGAATGGAACAATTCCAGATGGCTACTTCCTTGCCAG GTGTTTCGGTTGTCCATTTCATGACTCATTCGAATCAGCAGTGCTGCAAAATTTCCCCATTTGTCAATGCACTGTGTACCAAATACCCATCTGTTAATTTCCTCAAG GTGGATGTAAATGAGAGCCCTGCCGTTGCGCGCGCAGAGAATGTGAGGACAGTTCCAACATTCAAAATCTACAAGAACGCCATAAGAGTGAAGGAGATGATCTGCCCCAGCCAACAGCTGCTGGAGTATTCAGTGAGGCATTACGGGACTTAG